CTACTCAAAGAAGCTAAAAAACAAAGTGGGGTACATTGGAATGAAGTTTTGGGCCTTATTGAAGCTGAACCCCCAATTTGGGATAACATAATCCTGGTAAAGCTCGAAAATAACTTGAATTTCTATTTTACATTTAGCTCTAAATTGCCTATTGGATTTGCTATTTTTCTTGTTGAGATATAAAATAACTTCAATTTCTGTTTTCAATAGTCCTATCCTAAAGCTAAAAAGTTCCAGACCAAGCCTTTTCCCTTGTTTGATTCACTTGGAGAGTTGTATGATGGTAAATTTCCAATGATAAATATTTGACCTTCTCAATAAGTATAAATATGCACTACTCTGCTTGTGCTCACACTAATGGACATAATTTCTTGCTCAGGACATGTAGCCGAGGGATCCTTGAACTTCACATCTCTTGAGCCAACAACATTAGAACCAGCAAGGGGCACAAAAGTCGGTGCTAGTGAAGACTTGGAGCTTGACGACAACAATTCTGCACAATTTGCCAATTTTGATGATGATAACAGTGATGATGAAGTGAGGATCTTGCAACAGTCCGAACCAAGATGTGTTGCTACTATGGGATCAAATAGGCCTAGGCCTGCTGCAACAAGGTCTGGAAAAGAACCTGCTGCAACAAGTTTAGGAAAAGAACCTGCTGTACCAAGATCAAGAAAAGAACTTAATGCAACAAATGGAGGAGTCAAGGTTGGGAAAAGACAGAATCAAGAAAATATCACTGGCATGTTGACGAATTACATGGAAATGAAAGCAAAGCAAATTGAAGAGGAGGCTGCCGAAAAAGCAAAGACTGTAGCAGAAGAAGCTGATTACTCTATCAAAAATTGCATAAGTCTTATGAACAGTATTGAAGAACTCTCTAGTGAGGAAAAGGCTGAAGCTTTTGATGTGTTCAAGGATGCACAAAACAGGCAGATCTTCATGACTGCGGAACCTGTTGCACGCCTAATATGGCTGAGGAACAAAATGGTATGGTTACTAACATATATTGGTTCAGTCCTTGTGATTTGTAATGACATCTGCTCCTAATGTAACCAGTTTGTTCctctttgcagcggaaagggaGATGTTAATTCTGTATTGAGGGGTGGTTCTACTTTGGCTTGAGGTGATTGCTCTTTCTCAGTTTAttagtaaaacaaaaataaataccTTGATGTGCTGTCAATGCTTTATTTATGTATCAATGCTTTACTTATGCAGTTAACATTCTTTGGCTTTCATGTTCACATATTCTTTTGTTTCAGGGCTAACTGATGCATATCAAGAGGTTTTGGTAGCAGACGACTTATTTTGGTTTAGGGCTACTGATGCAAATCTAGAGGTTTTGGTAGCAGGCGACTTCTTTTGTTTCAGGGCTACTAATGCATATTAGGAGCTTTTGCAGGGGACGTGTTTCTAATTTTTTAACCTGGTAATTATGCATGAGTAACTCCTTTGTGGGCATTTTGAGAGCAATCTGCTTGTCTTGTACTAGGGCAATGTACTGCCAAAAGTTATTCCTTTCAGATTGTGCAGAACTAAGTGTTTGTGAGGCATGCCATATATGCAGTTCGCACTTGAGCCATTCAAATAATTTCACTGATCCTCATATTGGTGAGAGCTACTTCTACATGGACGGCGGCGATTATATTATCTGTTTGTTGTTTGATTGAGGATGTACATACGTGCATTTTGTGTTTGATGATTGCAATAGCTTGAAGCCAATCCTTGAGAAGGAAACGTATTTTTATTTCTGGTGAATGATTACTTCTAGTTGTTTATTACTATGGGTAGCACGGGGCCGCCAGGGAGCGATTCCGTCCAACCAATCCAAGTCATCCCAAATGATATAGTTAAGCCATGGATTAAACCCCTCACGGTGGACGTGGATTGGGTGGTGGGAGGGGATCAACCCAATCCCCATGTGGGTGGATTCTCCTTTGGTTTGTGCACCACGGTTGCCAAACGAAGCCTAACCTGGATTACCTTCCATGCGGCAACCTTTCTTTATTTTATTATAATCTCTTTTGCCCCACGCAAGCTGATCCTTCCTTGTATCTCTCGTATGGGAAGCTTCCTGAGCTTTTGACTTGAATGCTAACCACGTGATTATGCGGCTAGATTAAGCCAAATAATTCACGCACCATCTGCAACACAAATAAATGGATATATGCACGTGCAGACCCCAGATTCCATTTGACGTGCTTCAATCATCCAAATAAAATAATCCGGCCAAGATGCCAATCATGTTTGCTAATGAAGCTCATGTTGTTTCCTTCACACGTAACTTCATATGTTGCAAGCAAACTCTTTTGTGCTCCTCTTGCCACGTGAGAATTCCCAACTAGCAGGCTTCGAGCTCCATCGGCAACTGCTGTCATCTTTTCAAGTCAACACAAACAACCGATTGCTTTGTAATTCAAATTATATCGGATTTATCAAAATCCGGTGTCAACAACGTTGTTTCGACGACGTATGCGTAACATTGTCCACACGGcgggaattgtatggatgccggttctatagtgatcggtaatgaatAGGAACGCTTTCAttagtgctggcacgaaaggttcgtTTTGTatactgtcaattttctgcaggtacgctaacttgaAAACGAAtcttaggctatctagctatatcgactAGTTATATTGCAAGAGAcataatatgtatgccaccaaagtcaattgcgtaagaccaagactacttggcaattcttttccttggtgaggacggataggttctgcattcatcctcCAAATTATTAGCAAAGAAATCTTTGAAAGAAATCGTAACCAAAAAGGCTAAAACCCTATCCTAAGGAGCATCTAGATAGTTTGCAAATTTAGGGAaattggtttccacgaattttaaaaCTATGACGAATTGCTCAAATCAACTTGGGGTAGTTTTATGAAATGAGGCTACCTAAGTCAACTAactcctgtaaaaatttgggaattttttaAGCCAACT
This portion of the Panicum virgatum strain AP13 chromosome 2N, P.virgatum_v5, whole genome shotgun sequence genome encodes:
- the LOC120662534 gene encoding uncharacterized protein LOC120662534; this translates as MYARGSPKFNMMQATFKQRKLSPRGGGVHKRASPKATQQVVRKRANWNLGLEKGLVYTFSFSRLQIQEKEKELKRDYNLLKEAKKQSGVHWNEVLGLIEAEPPIWDNIILSYPKAKKFQTKPFPLFDSLGELYDGHVAEGSLNFTSLEPTTLEPARGTKVGASEDLELDDNNSAQFANFDDDNSDDEVRILQQSEPRCVATMGSNRPRPAATRSGKEPAATSLGKEPAVPRSRKELNATNGGVKVGKRQNQENITGMLTNYMEMKAKQIEEEAAEKAKTVAEEADYSIKNCISLMNSIEELSSEEKAEAFDVFKDAQNRQIFMTAEPVARLIWLRNKMRKGRC